The Episyrphus balteatus chromosome 4, idEpiBalt1.1, whole genome shotgun sequence genome includes a window with the following:
- the LOC129918846 gene encoding uncharacterized protein LOC129918846, with protein sequence MSDSDSDFWKSYSDEFKRKLIMTIKEHPNLWDKNTQKYKEWIAVKKEMDCVYTIKVLQSIWVSLMHRYFRKIFIRTIERNFEAPTWTLFHDMSFLYEHTKEKIQKKLGGISPPLFKQKSSPSGIVRPQCPCCIYVGSNLNSENANSSILECKQVSDEFENMETDETENFDDSEMVNSVNSVNSVVEELDKQSNDSRTNSVTSQQNEVSDTLDEQPAQNETNETYDEVYELIDEAENRINPTLNQVVTNDINKVTEVTGITHEPVNTLQNALILQDKAPENIIGLIEVTGIPQEPVNSLEKAPTQDKPPDEVIDLMDDDDDEVATNNQSTSLQPQPSAIPANTTTNTPVFYSMQQLFIMHNLLEPLKINSFRSVNSALNGRSSAELTQSPQPAMETLTNVTNVTNGFSIVSENSNGSQNSNGTQGPIEPVFTVNTLRAIERKQLIDAVRVNPVVYVPAMMKKRMEYIAAWNQISKAVNNVPAHTLKNRWKSLRSRYLKELVYERYSDGTNKSSWECFDQLEFLRPHMQVDIDEIHSTRKQIQDTIRQKAASSVTFGTKKPTPEPQMSTTETVTKHITLTEKITSETSDKNFLEGRTITQFGESDTCAVAFVNSQQTLQITSVESVKLGINVSKEPEKVQQAIVVDPATLPILQNRPIKITAVQAIPSLDLTNEDDENDVRQSSNDEASKLGNDDVPPPAKKIRKSSGFVVNRTNVLVNEIPTRLTPSPAPPQRLPSPAVPLAPKRVSSPATQPPPKRLPSPAVPQAPKSLPSPEAPISILVPSTPAPRLTLDLTADEVPTVPAPIAFKQKAQKVFPPLDLTLDDDDENLPAAKPKPTPTPPAKPSSTSEFQKAFLDAFLNGRKSANENKEKHKKSNGCKSKNVNGKTKDDDNVICLDDDDEDDKNDDNNSVSSYEEVIVYLEEEQKK encoded by the exons ATGAGTGATAGTGATTCAGATTTTTGGAAATCATATTCAgatgaatttaaaagaaaactaaTTATGACAATAAAAGAACATCCGAATTTGTGGGATAAGaatacacaaaaatataaagaatggATAGCTGTCAAAAAAGAAATGGATTGTGTTTATACAATAA aagtACTTCAGTCAATCTGGGTGTCCCTAATGCATCGTTATTTTCGCAAAATTTTCATAAGAACCATCGAACGTAATTTTGAAGCTCCTACATGGACGCTTTTTCACGACATGTCATTTTTATACGAACACactaaagaaaaaattcaaaaaaaacttggagGCATTTCACCGccattatttaaacaaaaatcatctCCTAGCGGCATTGTTAGACCTCAATGTCCATGTTGCATTTATGTTGGATCTAATCTTAATTCAGAAAATGCAAATTCAAGTATATTAGAATGCAAACAAGTGTCtgatgaatttgaaaatatggAAACCGATGAAACAGAAAACTTTGATGATTCTGAGATGGTTAATTCAGTGAATTCTGTAAATTCTGTAGTAGAAGAACTCGATAAACAGTCTAATGACAGTCGAACAAATTCAGTAACATCTCAGCAGAATGAAGTGTCAGATACCTTAGATGAACAACCTGCGCAAAACGAAACAAATGAAACCTATGACGAGGTTTATGAATTAATAGATGAGGCTGAAAATCGCATAAATCCAACACTTAATCAAGTAGTTACAAACGATATCAATAAGGTCACTGAGGTCACTGGGATAACGCATGAACCAGTGAATACCTTACAAAACGCACTTATTCTTCAAGACAAGGCTCCTGAAAATATAATTGGCTTGATTGAGGTCACTGGGATACCACAAGAGCCAGTTAATTCCTTAGAAAAGGCACCTACTCAAGACAAGCCCCCTGATGAAGTCATTGACTTGAtggatgacgatgatgatgaagtTGCAACAAATAACCAATCTACAAGCTTACAACCTCAACCATCAGCTATTCCAGCCAATACAACAACCAACACACCCGTTTTCTATTCAATGCAACAACTCTTTATAATGCACAACTTACTCGAACCattgaaaattaattcatttcgaTCCGTTAATTCAGCCTTGAATGGAAGAAGTTCAGCCGAGCTGACACAATCTCCTCAGCCTGCCATGGAAACATTAACTAATGTTACCAATGTAACTAATGGCTTTTCTATTGTAAGTGAAAATTCTAACGGCTCACAAAATTCCAATGGCACTCAAGGCCCCATCGAGCCTGTGTTCACGGTAAATACACTTCGGGCCATAGAAAGGAAACAGCTTATTGATGCTGTCAGGGTGAATCCCGTCGTCTATGTCCCTGCCATGATGAAAAAAAGAATGGAGTATATCGCTGCATGGAATCAGATATCTAAAGCAGTGAACAATGTTCCAGCTC ataCTTTAAAAAACCGTTGGAAATCATTAAGAAGTCGTTATTTAAAAGAACTAGTGTATGAACGTTATTCTGACGGAACGAACAAATCATCATGGGAATGCTTCGATCAATTGGAATTCTTACGTCCTCACATGCAAGTCGATATTGATGAAATCCATTCCACCCGCAAACAAATACAAGATACAATTAGACAAAAAGCTGCTAGTAGTGTAAcatttggaacaaaaaaaccTACTCCAGAACCTCAAATGTCTACAACAGAAACTGTTACGAAGCATATAACTCTAACAGAAAAAATAACGAGTGAAACATCGGACAAAAATTTCCTTGAAGGAAGAACAATCACACAATTCGGTGAAAGTGATACGTGTGCGGTAGCTTTTGTAAATTCACAACAAACTTTGCAAATTACTTCCGTTGAAAGCGTGAAACTTGGTATAAATGTTAGTAAGGAACCGGAAAAAGTCCAACAAGCCATTGTTGTTGATCCTGCCACCTTGCCGATCCTTCAAAATCGACCTATCAAAATAACCGCAGTACAAGCTATACCATCGCTTGATCTTACCAATGAAGATGATGAGAATGATGTTAGACAAAGTTCTAATGATGAAGCTTCAAAATTGGGTAATGATGATGTTCCACCGCCTGCTAAGAAAATACGAAAAAGCTCAGGTTTTGTGGTGAATAGAACAAACGTGCTAGTAAATGAAATACCTACAAGACTGACTCCATCGCCTGCACCACCTCAAAGACTACCTTCGCCTGCAGTACCACTAGCTCCTAAAAGGGTATCTTCACCTGCAACACAACCACCTCCTAAAAGGCTACCTTCGCCTGCAGTACCACAAGCTCCTAAAAGTCTACCTTCACCTGAAGCTCCTATAAGTATACTCGTACCTTCAACTCCAGCTCCCCGATTAACTCTAGATCTTACTGCCGATGAAGTTCCCACAGTCCCTGCCCCAATAGCTTTTAAACAGAAGGCTCAAAAGGTTTTCCCACCATTGGATTTGACactcgatgatgatgatgaaaatctTCCGGCTGCTAAACCAAAACCTACACCAACGCCACCTGCCAAACCTAGTTCTACATCAGAATTTCAAAAGGCCTTTCTTGATGCATTCCTTAACGGAAGGAAATCtgcaaatgaaaataaagaaaagcatAAAAAGTCAAATGGTTGCAAAAGTAAAAACGTAAATGGAAAGACAAAAGATGATGATAATGTGATATgtcttgatgatgatgatgaagatgataaAAATGATGATAATAATTCAGTAAGCTCATATGAAGAAGTTATTGTTTACTTGGAAgaagagcaaaaaaaataa